taaataaagctAAATGACTGAGatgtaaaaaatatatacttcaaaatcACCAAATTTTAAACTTACAAGCAACCTTGTGGCCTTGTCTATAGACTATAGTTAATGATTTCGCCGTGTAGAGTTATTCCATGTGAACTCAAAACGTTGAGGAATTTCAATAGGCTAAGCATCATTCTTATAGTTATCATTATCACATTGAGTGTATccactttaaaaaatattattagaattaaaaaaattttagttgaTGGCAGATTATATTTTTATCGTTATTTGAGTTATCAACCATATAAAACACAAGGGTTGTTTTAAAATATTcacattataaattaattggattTAAAGATATATGCAAATTGAATTAGTCCATTTGTTTCTTGGCTTTCTtcataagtatttttttttgtgaaaactgagaaaaaaaaaaagaaaagtgagtattttgtatgatttacaagaaagtaaaataaatataaagatGAAATTGAAGAACATAGTTTGTATCATGCCCAAAAAATACCCCATGGAAGGAATCCAACTGAATAATGTAACAAAAGTCATGAGACAAAAGGAGTACCCATTTAAAATCTTTTAGTTATGAGCAATATCAACCATTGAATATTCTCATTTAACACTATCTCACTATGAGTAGGTATTTAATTGAACTAATTAGTCTAACTATATTGTGTATATAACTTTGTATCGTTGTAATTAAGTCTTTTccacaaataaataaaagtgaaactatcaatttacatccatcacttattTAACTAATTAAAAGTCGTTTTAATTtaggaaatttcacatggtagcatcgaattTTCATGAAAATCCAGttgtagcacttttgtaagattttttcacatgatagtatttaatttatgcctaatctaactgccgtagcttttttcgtttaatttttgtgaatttccaTTTAATTCTCACGTTTCTACCCTTCTAAAGTGtttgttgttgtctttataatttgcctcaaaccatttttatgctctcaaatgttttattcaccattttgacatttAATTCACTGTTTAATTCATGAATACCTTTTACAACCTATGCTATAAAAGGACCACTTCTCACATACAAAAGAGAAGTTACACTAAGCCAAAGCCAAGAAACACAAAACAAACGAACAAACTAAATAATGAGCCAACTCTTATATTTATCATCTAATCTAGTAACTACATGAAACATGATAGGAGTAGCAACATAATTATACAACTAATAGCTAATTTTATGAAACATTTTCACAGACaaataacttaaaaatgaagaaaataattaaatcaataaaaatcaacaatcaacaaccaAAAACTTACTGCCAACTGTCATCCATAGATAACGATTTGCCAAAAACTCCTACAAATCCAAATACGCGTACGAGTACGACCATAAAGAAAGCGAGTCTTCTTTTTGCCGTCTTAAAAAAATACGCTTATTCTTTCTTTCCTTTCACTTCCCTCTTTATatttcaaaaccaaccaaaccCATTAACAAACCATTCTATAATAAATAACCGCCATTAACACCATTTCCAGTTCCACCTCCATTTTCTTCCCTTCAAATTCAAAATCCAACCATAACCAACCCTTACTAAACTTCAAAACCAAGTCAACTTCAATGTCATACCAAAAACAACCCGAATTAAACGGGGCATACTACGGCCCATCAATCCCACCCCAACCCCGATCCTACAACCGACCCGGCCGCCGTTCCCGTTCCGGTTGCGGTTGTTGTCTCTTCGACTGTTTATGCGACTGTATAATGAGCTGCATCTGTACAATCCTCTGCACAATCTTAGTCATTCTGGGTTTAGCTGTACTAATCTTCTGGCTAATTGTTCGTCCTCACGAAGTTAAATTCTACGCATCGAATGCATCCCTAACCACTTTCAATCTCACCCAAAACGACAATCTCAACTACAATCTTGCTGTTAATTTCTCAATCAGAAACCCTAATAAACACATCGGTGTATACTACGATAAAATCGAAGCAAACGCGATTTATGCTGGGCAAAGATTTAGTACCATTGATGGGCCGGTGTTCTACCAGGGGAAGAAGAATACCACTGATTTCGGACCTATTGTATTTAAAGGTAATCATCTTGTTAATCTTGGTAGTGGGGATAAGGATGATTTTAATAAGCAGAATAATAATGGGGTTtttgaaattcaaattaaaatgtaTTTAAGGGTTAGATTTAAGCTTGGATTGTTCAAAACTGGTACATGGAAACCTAAGATTAAGTGTGATTTAGAAGTTCCTATTGTGGGAAAATCTTCTAGTAATCAGGGTTTTGAGAGGACTAGATGTCATTATGATCTTTGATTTTGATTGGGTTTTGGGGATTTTTGTGTTCTTGGATGTATCTTGTATTTTAGTCATGGATATTGGATGGTAATATTTGATCTTTGAGaggagtattatttaattaattacttgtATTTAGAGTGATTTTTAGAGATGGATAGTTGTATTTTGGTGATGTTTATATGAATAAAAGGAATTCGTGGGATTATTATTTGGTCTTTCCCTCTTTTTCATGTAACTTTTGCTTTATGTTAATAGTtttgttataataattagagtaatttACGAATTaaagttttaaagtttaatatttttttaaaatataattttaatatttatttttttcaaattacaaCAATAAAGTATTTAAGTTTATAGGTTTTTGCATTAATCACTTCTACACTTCCATCAAATGTTGTTTAAATAAATTGTTCGAATTGAATTTATGTTTAGGTTATGACTAACTGCaaatctataatataatattgtgAATGGATTGAGTTTTATTACTACTATAAAATTAtgttaatcaaaataataaatattttatattttaaattttagttcGATACGGTGAAATATAGTTCTATAGGTCTTAGGGTTATTTTCAGAAAAACATTTATGTCAAATTGAGAAGGGCTAAAATGTGGATTATTTGTGGTATTTGAATGATTTGGAAATGCTTGGAAGTATGTCTAGTTTGTTGCTCAAAATTGATGATTGATTTCGTGAATTAGAATTAAAGAGGTTACTTAATCAACTTAAAGTTTAAATTCATCGAATCGTTGACTTATTCTCAATTTTTGACTTAGCTCTATCAATCTAAACAATGTTTAGACCAAGTCTCACATAACGAATACTcctattatttcaaaaaaaataactcGTCCAAATATTTCATTCGTTTCATATTAGTTGTAATATTATTAAACTTGGCATTATTTactcattatttttaatttgtgatttgtttttaatctataagttaaaatatagtcaagtgagattttgttttagtcgtctcattgcaaaagttattaatattaaatttttataatttttattttacataattagaaatattaaaaattaaatttatgcattaaattgcgtaaaaaagcaaatattacAAGTAAATTGAAATATAGAAAATTTGTTATAAGGGAGAATCTAATAAAAATCATTTGAATTGGTGAAAATCGTATCATGGGTTTATAAATgggaattattatttgtcgccacttttttcattttatcgccacccctctaatgaaattaccatattacccctgaatttaaaaaaattacaaaaatgccacttaacttagaaaatgtttaagaaatgtaaatggcacttaataacattgttatcgcttaataacattattatcggaactatatatatattgaattttcagaggcgttatggtagtatattcgaattcaaacacgataccttctctctaaaaactctctaaaaacactacgtaaagttaaacaagctagaactgtagatcgaacatcaatggcataccaagacgagcatgataacgattcggtaagtaattaatcggttcgatttttgcaaaaaaaaaaataaaaaaaaaataggaatgaagtcgcacaaaccagtcgcacaaaacgtgcgactggacctaggctgggaagtactcgtaaattcatgtctgcaacagtgtcaggcaaccagcaatagttttgcacccagtccttgtcgccatacccagttggcgatacaaGTGAGCAAGCGTCTCGGCACCCCAAGCAATGTCAGCCTGATCAGCGATAACAGTAACAACAGGGTGAGGAcgcatcccgactctagtcttatccacaAGCAACGTGGAACCtactatagccatgtagtaggcggTACCTTGAGTATCCAtagactgagaacggtggcatagctgcaacagtgCACCAACATTAATGCTGCCACTTGTGAAGTGCCCCTTCGCACGCAGCTCCGACAATGGCATACCAAAAAGGCCGGCCAGGCCAAGCTGCCAGTCACTATCAGACGGTTGCACGGGAAGAgaaccgtcaatgccaattcctaagatgcgttgcacgtcgtgcaacattatggtcatctccccccacggcatgtggaaggtgttggtgtcaggctgccacctttccacaaatgccgtaatgagagcactgtcgatgtgctggtgtATTATATACGGCAGACGACCAAGGGGAGTACCAGGTAACACCCTGTACAattcatcagacatgtcctgaagTCTAATGATTGAATCCAACGTTTTCTTCCGAGCACGacattccaaaatcggaggggtgcgctccgat
The Amaranthus tricolor cultivar Red isolate AtriRed21 chromosome 11, ASM2621246v1, whole genome shotgun sequence DNA segment above includes these coding regions:
- the LOC130827794 gene encoding NDR1/HIN1-like protein 3, with the translated sequence MSYQKQPELNGAYYGPSIPPQPRSYNRPGRRSRSGCGCCLFDCLCDCIMSCICTILCTILVILGLAVLIFWLIVRPHEVKFYASNASLTTFNLTQNDNLNYNLAVNFSIRNPNKHIGVYYDKIEANAIYAGQRFSTIDGPVFYQGKKNTTDFGPIVFKGNHLVNLGSGDKDDFNKQNNNGVFEIQIKMYLRVRFKLGLFKTGTWKPKIKCDLEVPIVGKSSSNQGFERTRCHYDL